One segment of Plasmodium relictum strain SGS1 genome assembly, chromosome: 3 DNA contains the following:
- a CDS encoding zinc finger, RAN binding protein, putative, with translation MESHKYTDKLKSGDWICTDENCRNINFSKRTHCNRCSKPRPKSTIKKNFKQIFFKSNDWKCDDCGNINWAKREKCNICSKSRYSKKLNEFKSNKEIRTGKGGGHYDIQWNNEKRVHDSEDEEYDEFGRKKKKKKKNDNEEEKSKGNFENNDINNSNKNNNNKDMSYKNNICKDKNYENSRSRSMLSDNYKKDKRSNIYDEDKGYKKSNGDHKKYYDRKGDYDKKYNDRKSDYNKKHNDIKYKHDNTGSDYKKYDDKKYDYDKRYDDKKKHRRD, from the exons ATGGAAAGTCACAAATATACag ACAAGTTAAAATCAGGAGATTGGATTTGCACAGATGAAAA CTGTcgaaatattaatttttcgaAAAGAACTCACTGTAACCGATGCAGTAAACCTAGACCAAAGAGCACTA taaaaaaaaattttaagcagatattttttaaatcaaatgATTGGAAGTGTGATGATTGTGGTAATATAAATTGGGCAAAGAGAGAAAAATGTAATATATGTAGTAAAAGTAGATACagcaaaaaattaaatgagtTTAAAAGcaataaagaaataagaaCAGGAAAGGGAGGAGGGcattatgatattcaatggaataatgaaaaaagagTTCATGACTCAGAAGATGAAGAATATGATGAATttggaagaaaaaaaaaaaagaagaaaaaaaatg ataatgaagaagaaaaatcaaAAGGAAActttgaaaataatgatataaataacagtaacaagaataataataataaagatatgtcatataaaaataatatttgcaaagataaaaattatgaaaactCAAGATCAAGAAGTATGTTATCAgacaattataaaaaagataaaagaaGTAATATATACGATGAAGATAAgggatataaaaaaagtaatggagatcataaaaaatattatgataGAAAAGGTGATTATGATAAGAAATATAATGATAGAAAAAGTGATTACAATAAAAAgcataatgatataaaatataaacatgATAATACAGGAAGTGATTATAAGAAAtatgatgataaaaaatatgattatgACAAAAGATATGacgataaaaaaaaacatagaagagattaa
- the FEN1 gene encoding flap endonuclease 1, putative, which translates to MGIKGLTKFIADAAPNAIKEIKIENLMGRIIAIDASMSLYQFIIAIRDSDHYGNLTNESGETTSHISGLMSRSIKLMENGLKPIYVFDGAPPELKGSELEKRGEKRQKAEELLQKAKEEGDLEEIKKQSGRTVRVTKKQNEEAKKLLTLMGIPIVEAPCEAESQCAFLTKYDIAHATATEDADALVFGTKILIRNLNANASSNQNKNKNSSKRGYILTEINLQQVLKGLNLTMNQFIDFCILCGCDYCDTIKGIGSKTAYNLIKEYNCIENIIENIDKNKYQVPTNFRFVEARNSFINPKVLTKEEIKIDWSEPKIDELKDLLIKEYNFNEVRVTNYINRLLKARKVTTQRRLDNFFTACTKKSTKLIIEESQKDLKKKQKGTKRDIANNNTKLNKKQKTEKKTIKKESEQNEQIKKEKDEVSKELEEKTQYNNDIHRQNSLDDQMDSESGNLKNNNIQNSLNINSINDSNNVEIDNSIYNNSNLNNNNKNDINLSNNSNTLNNSNNLSNDSTLNSSSITLNSNNVKNITEIKKKNNLFLLPFCPKNVTKVKKGKSIQRC; encoded by the coding sequence atgggAATAAAAGGATTAACAAAATTCATTGCGGATGCAGCACCAAATGCTAtcaaagaaataaaaattgagAACTTAATGGGTAGGATAATAGCTATTGATGCATCAATGTCCTTATATCAATTCATAATAGCTATAAGAGATTCTGATCATTATGGGAATTTAACAAATGAATCAGGTGAAACAACTTCTCATATATCAGGATTGATGTCAAGAAGTATTAAATTAATGGAGAATGGACTAAAACCAATTTATGTTTTTGACGGAGCCCCACCAGAATTAAAAGGTTCTGAGCTTGAAAAAAGAGGAGAAAAAAGGCAAAAAGCAGAAGAATTGTTGCAAAAAGCAAAAGAAGAAGGAGAtttagaagaaataaaaaagcaAAGTGGAAGGACAGTACGTGTTActaaaaaacaaaatgaagaggcaaaaaaattactaaCATTAATGGGAATACCTATTGTTGAAGCACCTTGTGAAGCTGAATCACAATGTGCATTTTTAACGAAGTATGATATAGCACATGCAACTGCAACAGAAGATGCCGATGCGTTAGTTTTTGGAACAAAGATATTGATTAGAAATTTAAACGCTAATGCTTCTTcaaatcaaaataaaaataaaaactcaagTAAAAGAGGTTATATATTAACTGAAATAAATTTGCAACAAGTTTTAAAAGGTTTAAATTTAACAATGAATCAATTTATTGACTTTTGTATTTTGTGTGGGTGTGATTATTGTGACACTATTAAAGGGATTGGTTCAAAAACTGCTTATAACCTTATAAAGGAATATAATTgtatagaaaatattattgaaaatattgataaaaataaatatcaaGTCCCTACTAATTTTAGATTTGTAGAAGCAAgaaattcatttataaacCCAAAAGTTTTAACTaaagaagaaattaaaatagaTTGGAGCGAACCAAAAATTGATGAATTAaaagatttattaattaaagaatataattttaacgAAGTTAGAGTAACAAATTATATTAACCGATTATTAAAAGCTAGAAAAGTGACAACACAGAGGCGtcttgataatttttttactgCTTGCACTAAAAAAAGCACTAAGTTGATCATCGAAGAAAGCCAAAAAGatctgaaaaaaaaacaaaaaggaACAAAAAGAGATATTGCAAATAATAATACGAAACTTAATAAGAAACAAAAAACGGAAAAAAAAACCATTAAAAAAGAGAGTGAACAAAATgagcaaataaaaaaagaaaaagatgaaGTTTCAAAAGAACTAGAAGAGAAAACTCAATATAATAACGATATTCATCGTCAAAATTCTTTAGATGACCAGATGGATTCGGAATCgggtaatttaaaaaataataatatacaaaatagtttaaatattaatagtaTAAATGATAGTAATAATGTTGAGATTGATAattctatatataataactctaatttaaataataataataagaatgatattaatttaagtaataatagtaatactttaaataatagtaataatttaaGTAATGATAGTACTTTGAATAGTAGTAGTATCACtttaaatagtaataatgtTAAGAATATTactgaaataaaaaaaaaaaataatctatTTTTGTTACCATTTTGTCCAAAGAATGTTACTAAAGTTAAGAAAGGGAAGTCCATTCAAAGATgctaa